The genomic interval CCTGCGTCGTTCCCCCGCCCGTGGCACGGAGGATCTTCGTAGCCTCGCCGCATGGGGGACGACAACCGTGAACAGCGGGCCCGGTCCGACGCTCGCTCGCGCACCTTCACCCCGCTCGAGCAGCGGATCGACGCCTGGGCGCACCGGCGCACGCGCGCGCTCGCCGAGAACGCCGGCCCGTGGCGTCTGCGCGCCCTCGAGCTCGTGGTCTTCACGCTCAAGCAGGCGTGGGCGTGCGTGTTCGGCGCCTCGATGCTCGCGCTGCTCGTGCTCGCGCGGCTGCTGTACCTCGAGGGTGCGCCGCTCGCACGGGCGGATGCGCTGGTGATCGCCGCGCTCGCGCTGCAGGTCCTCATGCTGGCGCTGCGCCTGGAGACACTTCGCGAGATGGGCACGATCGTGATGTTCCACGTCGTGGGCACCGCGATGGAGGTGTTCAAGACCCATGTCGGCTCGTGGGAGTACGAGAGCGAGGGCCTTCTGCGCGTCGGCGCGGTCCCGCTGTACACGGGGTTCATGTACGCCGCGGTCGGCTCGTACATGGTGCGCGTGATGCGGCTGTTCGACCTGCGATTCACGCGCTACCCGCCGCGATGGGCGACGGCGCTGCTCGCAGCGGCGATCTACGCGAACTTCTTCACCCACCACTTCCTGCCCGACGCCCGCTGGGTGCTCCTCGTGCTGGTGGCGCTTCTGTTCGGCCGATGCATGATGAGCTTCCGCAACCACCGTGGCGGCGCCTGGCATTGCATGCCGGTGCTCGCGGCCTTCGCCGGCACCGCGTTCTTCCTGTGGGTCGCCGAGAACGTGGGCACCGCCGCCGGCGCCTGGATCTACCCGCACCAGCAGGCGGGATGGGAGCCGGTGCCGCTCACGAAGATGGTGGCCTGGCTGCTGCTGATGATGATCTCGGTGGTGCTGGTGACGGTCGTGCACCCGCCGCAGGCTCCGCCTGAGGAGGAAACGGCTGGACTCGAGGGGCATTCACCGGATGCCCTTCCGGTGAGTCCATGAGAGCGGCGTGGGGAACCGGGGATAGATGGCTCCCATCGATGGCATCATTCGTTCATGGACTCGATCCCCGCCATCACCTCGTGGACGCTGCAGCAGGAGATTCCCGTTCCGGACGACGTGACGAGCCTTCTCGTCCAGGGGGAGCAGGCTGTCACTGCTTTCAAGACGTTCCGTGACTCCGCGATCTTCACGACGAAGCGACTGATCGTCCGGGATGCACAGGGGGTGACCGGGAAGAAGGTCGAGATCTACTCCCTGCCCTACTCGAGCATCCTTATGTGGTCATCGGAGAACGCGGGCGGTTTCCTCGATCTGAACTCAGAGCTCGAGCTGTGGACGAAGGCCGGGCACATCAAGGTCCTGCTGAAGAAGGGGGCCGATATTCGCCGCCTCGACTCGCTCATCGCTTGGGCCGTTCTGCAGGGAAGCTGACCCCTCAGCGGAGTCCTGCATCCACTGCGGGCCCGCCCTGCTGAGAGTTCACTCCAGGGGATTCTCCTGCGGGGGCAGCGCCTCGATGAGCGGGTGGTCCTTGTCGATGACACCGGTCTTCGCGGCGCCGCCGGGGGCGCCGAGCTCGTCGAAGAACTCGACGTTGGCGTTGTAGTAGTCCGCCCACTCGTCGGGCAGATCGTCCTCGTAGAAGATCGCCTCGACCGGGCACACCGGCTCGCAGGCGCCGCAGTCCACGCACTCGTCGGGCTGGATGTACAGCGACCGGTTCCCCTCGTAGATGCAGTCCACGGGGCACTCGTCCACGCAGGCGCGATCCTTCACGTCCACGCAGGGCAGGGCGATCACATAGGTCACGCTCGCGGCTCCTTCCTCGCTCGCTCCTCGCTCGTCGCGGGTGCTCCCGCATCCCTCGACGGTAGAACCTCATGCGCGCTTGAGGTCAATCCTCGGTGAGAGCGTCGGCCGGCCCGGCCGATGCCCCGCGTCCCGGCCCTTGACCTCACGTGCACTTGAGGTCCTACGGTCGAAGACGTCCAATCAGCCACAGGAGAGGAATCCACGATGGCGGAGTACACGCTTCCCGATCTCGATTATGACTACGCGGCGCTGGAGCCCCATATCTCGGGCCGGATCATGGAGCTGCACCATGACAAGCACCATGCGACCTATGTGAAGGGTGCGAACACGGCGCTGGAGAAGCTGGCGGCGGCGCGCGAGGCGAACGATTTCGGTTCGATCAACCAGCTGTCGAAGGATCTGGCGTTCAACCTGGGTGGTCACACGAACCACTCGATCTTCTGGAAGAACCTCTCGCCCGAGGGCGGGGACAAGCCCACCGGTGAGCTGGCGAGCGCGATCGACGAGTACTTCGGGTCGTTCGATGCGTTCCAGGCGCAGTTCACGGCGGCGGCTCTGGGGATCCAGGGGTCGGGCTGGGCGATCCTGGCGTACGAGCCGATCGAGGGGAACCTGGTGATCGAGCAGTTCTACGATCAGCAGAACGGGATCCCGGTCGCGACGGTGCCGCTGTTCCAGCTGGACATGTGGGAGCACGCGTTCTACCTGGATTACCAGAACGTGAAGGCCGATTACGTGAAGGCGATCTGGAACATCGTGAACTGGGCGGATGTCCAGGCGCGGTTCGAGAACGCGCGCAGCACGAAGGGCCTGGTCAACCCCGGCGCCTGAAAGACCACGACGCAGCAGACCCGCTGACCTCCGCGCCGGCCCCTGAGGACCGGCACCGCTCTGGCCACCGGCCGCGTTCGCGGCACGTCGGCTCTGCGCGCTTTGATGCTCCGAGCGTCCCGTGTCCGGCGGGTCCCGGCCCGTGCCCCTTCTACAGGGGGCGCGGGCCGACGTCGTGCCCGGCGCGACCGATGAATGCCTTGACTGACATATGTCGCCGAAGGTATACATGCCTCATGTCCTCCGTCGACCACGACGCCGATCCCGACGCCCCGTCCACCACCGTGCACACCGTGCTCGCCCTGCCGCTGCGCCGGGAGATCCTCGACGTGTTGCGGGAGGGGCCGGCGCCCGTCGGCACGCTCATCGAGCGCACCGGAGCACCGCAGGCCGCGGTGTCCAAACAGCTGCGGGTGCTGCGCGAGAACGGCTTCGTCGAGGCCCGTGCCGAGGGGCGGCAGCGCTGGTACGCCCTGCGTCCTGAGCCCTTCGCGCAGCTCGCGGACTGGCTCTCGCCGTACCGCTGGCTGTGGGAGGACCGGCTCGACCGACTGGGCGACCGGCTGGACCGTATGGAGGACGAGGAGACGACATGACCCGCTCCGACCCCGAGCTGCACGACGTCGACGGAGGGACGGACATCGTCGTCCGCCGTCGCTACCCCCACCCGATCGACCGCGTCTGGCGCGCCGTGACCGAGGCCGAGCACCTGGCCACGTGGTTCCCCGGCGCACCGGAGTTCGAGCTGCGCACCGGCGGGACCGTGCGCTTCGCCGAGTTCGCGGGGGACCCCGCCGAGTTCGGGGAGGTGCTCGCCCTCGATCCGCCCCGCCTGCTGCGCTTCACCTGGGACACGGACGTGGTGACCCTCGAGCTCTCCGGCGACGACGAGGGCACCGAGCTCGTCCTCACCGACCGGCTCGCTGATCGTCCCGCCGCGGCGAGCGTCGCCACCGGATGGGAGTCCTGCCTCGAGCTGCTCGGCTCCGTCATCGTGGGGGAGGCTCCGCAGGAACCGGGCCCCCGGTACGCCCGCCACGAGGAGCTCGCCCACCGCTTCGCGCTCGGTCGGCCCGTGATGGAGGAGACGGCCGAGTGCTGGTCGGCTCGGTTCGAGCGGCAGCTGGTGTGCCCCCCGGAGGTAGCCTGGGAGCTGTTCCTCGGCGGTGCCGCGGAACCCGAGGTCGCCCATGCGGTGCCCCGCGTCGGCGAGGAGCTGCGCGCTCCGCAGGCCCCGGAGGTCGTGCTCGGCACCGTCACCGAGGTCGAGGCCCCGCGGCTGATCGCCTTCGACACGGGGGCCGGGGAGCCCGGCGACAAGGTGCGCTTCGAGCTCCTGGAGGGCACCGGCCATGGCGCCAGGATGCTGCTCACCGTGCGCGGCACCGATCCGGCCGAGCGGGACGCGGCTCTCGAGCAGTGGGGCCTCGGCGCGGTCGAGGCGATCGCCGCCGCCGCGCTCGCGCACGTCGCCTGAGACCGCGCCGCGGCCCGCCGAAGAGTGCACGTACCGTCCTTGGCCGCGCCGCGAGGGGCCGGCCGTCTCGTCATTCCTCGTCCAGAGCCCGCAGGTACCGGCGCGTGATGCGCTCCTGGACGATCCGCGCGAGCGGGGCTCCGGCCCCGACCAGAGGAGAGCCGGGCCGCGAGTATCCGGAGATCCTCAGCCGCAGCGCGCCGTCGGCCGCTCGGAGGACCTCGAAGCGCTCGATCCCCGACTCCGGATGCCCCGGGAGCGTGCCGTAGGTGAGGCCGCGGCGGTCGGGCTCCTCGAAGACCTCGAGGACGCGGCACGGTGCACGGACGCCGAGCGGTCCGAGGTCGAGCCGTTCGACGCCGAGGCGCAGCTCGATGACTTCGCCGGGGTGCACGGTGCCCTCCCGACCGTGCTCGGGACCCACGGCGACCTCGAGGCCTGCGCGCGTGTGCATCCGCCACCCGAGCAGGTCCTCGCCGGCCCCATCCAGGTCGCGCCGGACCAGCGGCGCAGAGCGCCCGATGCCGCGGAAGCCGGGTGGCACGATGCCCGTTGATGCGGCATCCCACGGCGCCGTGACCTCGGCATCCCGCAGCCGCGCCGCCCGGCGGGGCGCCAGCGGGACCACTCCGCGTGTGCGGGCGCGCCGGCTCATGCAGCGGGGTCGTCCGGGGACGGCGCGTCCGGGAACGGGTAGTCGACGAACGCGAAGGCCGAACCGTCCGGCGCCCAGCTGGGGACGTTGATCGTGCCCTGGCCGCCGTCGAGGGCGACGAGCGTCGTCGGACTCGTCCAGTCGTCGACGTCGACCATGCGCAGCTCGACGGGACGGTCCGCGGGGTGCCCGGTCGTGCCGGCCGGGAAGCTCAGGTAGACGGCGACGTCGCCGGTGGGGGCGATGTGCGGGAACCAATTCACGCGCTCGTCGAAGGTCAGCTGCTCGATGCCGGTGCCGTCGGGCCGCACCCGGGCGAGCTGCGCATGGCCCGGGGTCGTCGAGAACTGCTCGGTGTTCAGCAGGATCCAGGAGCCGTCGGGCGTCCATTCGCAGCCGTCGGCGGGACCGGGGTCGGTGGTGACCCGGCGGTCGTCCGAGCCGTCGGTGCGCACGGTGTGGATCAGGGCCCGCGACCAGGCGTCCTCGCCGCTGAGCTCGATGCGCACGTAGCCGAGCAGAAGCCCCGTCAGGGCTCACGCCGTGCAGGAAGTGCCAGACGCCGTCCTCGCTGGTCACCCGGCGGATCGGGGAGTCGTCGAAGGGGACGTGCCAGATGTGGTGGTCGCTCGCGGAGGCGAAGACTCCGGTGCCGTCCGGGGCGAGCACGTGGTCGTTGTTCACGGGCGGCAGTCCCGGCGCGTCGACCCGCTGAGGGGCCTGCGAGCCGTCGGACGGGAGGGTCCACAGCGCGCCCTCGGCGTTCACGAGCAGCTGCCCGTCGGCCCGCCAGTTCGGGGCCTCGAAGAGGCGCTCGGACGAGACGTGGACCGTCCGGATCTCGCCGCTGCCACGCTCCCACACGCGGATCCGGGAGGCCTGACCCGCGTCGAGCGTGCGCCACGGGACGTTCGACGGGGCGGGCGACGGCACGGTCGACGAGGTGGGTGGGGTGCTCATCTTCGGGCTCCTTCGCGACGGCGGACGACGGCCTCCTCGTACGTCGCGGCACCCGATGGGAGCGGCGACGGCGGGAACAGGACCGTGGTGCTCAGGCTATCCGCGCGCGCACGGCATGTCCCGGGCCGTCCGTTCCATCGCGGTGTCGTCTGCCCACCTCCGCGCCGCCTCGACCAGCAGGCGATGGAAGCGGTCCTCGCCGGTGACCTCCGGGTGGAAGGCCAGGCCGATGCGGTCGCCCTGGCGCACCCCGACCACGCGGCCGTCGGGCAGGGACGCGAGCACCTCGACAGCGGCGTCCCTCCCCGCCGTGCCCCCGCCGACCTCCTCGACGAGCGGTGCGCGGATGAAGGCGCTGCGCACGGGCGGCCCATCGATCGCGGGCGTGACCAGGGCGGTCTCGAAGGAGTCGGTCTGGGTGCCGAAGGCGTTGCGGCGCACCAGCACGTCGAGGCCGCCGAACGTCTCCTGGCCCGGCGCGGCATCGAGGATCCGATCGGCCAGCAGGATGAGCCCCGCGCAGGTGCCGAGCACAGGGAGACCGTCGCGCACGCGCTCCCGCAACAGGCCGCGCAGGCCCGTGAGGCGGGAGAGGCGGTCGATGACGCTGGACTCGCCGCCCGGCAGCACGAGCGCGTCCAAGCGCTCGAGATCCGTCGGCCGGCGCACGCGCACCACGTGGGCGCCGAGTCCCCGCAGCATGGCCTCGTGCTCGCGCACGTCGCCCTGCAGGGCGAGGACGCCGACGCGCAGCTCCGGCAGTGGGCTCTCCCCGCGCGCTCCGTTCGCCGCCTCGGAGCTCACCATCCGCGCTCGGCCAGGCGGTGCGGCGCCGGGAGGTCCGCGACGCTGATGCCGACCATCGCCTTGCCGAGCCCGCGCGAGACGTCGGCGACCACGGAGGGATCGTCGTGGAAGGTCGTCGCCTGCACGAT from Brachybacterium kimchii carries:
- the pdxT gene encoding pyridoxal 5'-phosphate synthase glutaminase subunit PdxT; the encoded protein is MVSSEAANGARGESPLPELRVGVLALQGDVREHEAMLRGLGAHVVRVRRPTDLERLDALVLPGGESSVIDRLSRLTGLRGLLRERVRDGLPVLGTCAGLILLADRILDAAPGQETFGGLDVLVRRNAFGTQTDSFETALVTPAIDGPPVRSAFIRAPLVEEVGGGTAGRDAAVEVLASLPDGRVVGVRQGDRIGLAFHPEVTGEDRFHRLLVEAARRWADDTAMERTARDMPCARG
- a CDS encoding PH domain-containing protein, whose product is MDSIPAITSWTLQQEIPVPDDVTSLLVQGEQAVTAFKTFRDSAIFTTKRLIVRDAQGVTGKKVEIYSLPYSSILMWSSENAGGFLDLNSELELWTKAGHIKVLLKKGADIRRLDSLIAWAVLQGS
- a CDS encoding DUF1990 family protein; this encodes MSRRARTRGVVPLAPRRAARLRDAEVTAPWDAASTGIVPPGFRGIGRSAPLVRRDLDGAGEDLLGWRMHTRAGLEVAVGPEHGREGTVHPGEVIELRLGVERLDLGPLGVRAPCRVLEVFEEPDRRGLTYGTLPGHPESGIERFEVLRAADGALRLRISGYSRPGSPLVGAGAPLARIVQERITRRYLRALDEE
- a CDS encoding superoxide dismutase, whose protein sequence is MAEYTLPDLDYDYAALEPHISGRIMELHHDKHHATYVKGANTALEKLAAAREANDFGSINQLSKDLAFNLGGHTNHSIFWKNLSPEGGDKPTGELASAIDEYFGSFDAFQAQFTAAALGIQGSGWAILAYEPIEGNLVIEQFYDQQNGIPVATVPLFQLDMWEHAFYLDYQNVKADYVKAIWNIVNWADVQARFENARSTKGLVNPGA
- the fdxA gene encoding ferredoxin, which encodes MTYVIALPCVDVKDRACVDECPVDCIYEGNRSLYIQPDECVDCGACEPVCPVEAIFYEDDLPDEWADYYNANVEFFDELGAPGGAAKTGVIDKDHPLIEALPPQENPLE
- a CDS encoding ArsR/SmtB family transcription factor, whose amino-acid sequence is MSSVDHDADPDAPSTTVHTVLALPLRREILDVLREGPAPVGTLIERTGAPQAAVSKQLRVLRENGFVEARAEGRQRWYALRPEPFAQLADWLSPYRWLWEDRLDRLGDRLDRMEDEETT
- a CDS encoding SRPBCC family protein gives rise to the protein MTRSDPELHDVDGGTDIVVRRRYPHPIDRVWRAVTEAEHLATWFPGAPEFELRTGGTVRFAEFAGDPAEFGEVLALDPPRLLRFTWDTDVVTLELSGDDEGTELVLTDRLADRPAAASVATGWESCLELLGSVIVGEAPQEPGPRYARHEELAHRFALGRPVMEETAECWSARFERQLVCPPEVAWELFLGGAAEPEVAHAVPRVGEELRAPQAPEVVLGTVTEVEAPRLIAFDTGAGEPGDKVRFELLEGTGHGARMLLTVRGTDPAERDAALEQWGLGAVEAIAAAALAHVA
- a CDS encoding TolB family protein; amino-acid sequence: MRIELSGEDAWSRALIHTVRTDGSDDRRVTTDPGPADGCEWTPDGSWILLNTEQFSTTPGHAQLARVRPDGTGIEQLTFDERVNWFPHIAPTGDVAVYLSFPAGTTGHPADRPVELRMVDVDDWTSPTTLVALDGGQGTINVPSWAPDGSAFAFVDYPFPDAPSPDDPAA
- a CDS encoding DUF817 domain-containing protein, producing MGDDNREQRARSDARSRTFTPLEQRIDAWAHRRTRALAENAGPWRLRALELVVFTLKQAWACVFGASMLALLVLARLLYLEGAPLARADALVIAALALQVLMLALRLETLREMGTIVMFHVVGTAMEVFKTHVGSWEYESEGLLRVGAVPLYTGFMYAAVGSYMVRVMRLFDLRFTRYPPRWATALLAAAIYANFFTHHFLPDARWVLLVLVALLFGRCMMSFRNHRGGAWHCMPVLAAFAGTAFFLWVAENVGTAAGAWIYPHQQAGWEPVPLTKMVAWLLLMMISVVLVTVVHPPQAPPEEETAGLEGHSPDALPVSP